Within Fusobacterium gonidiaformans ATCC 25563, the genomic segment TTTACAGTTTCCATTAAGATAATAGGGATATGATATAATTTTAATTTCTTATAAATGAAGAATCCTACAATAAAGCAGAAAAATACTGCTACTCCTCCTGCTTCTGTTGGAGTAAACATCCCAATTCTCATTCCTAAAATAATTCCAAATGGAATTGCTAAAGCCCAGATAGATTTGATAGCTTGTCTACCAATTTCAGCTGGTCTTGCCATTCTTTCTCTAGAAGGTTGGTATCCTCTTTTTACAGAAATAATATGTACTGTAATCATCATTGCTAAGGTCATCAAAATTCCCGGAGTATATCCTGCTAAGAACATATCTCCTACTGGAACATTTGCAATCAAAGCATATAAAATCAAGTTAGTTCCTGGTGGAATCACCGGACTTACTGCGGAAGATGCTGCTGTTACTGCTGCTGAGAACGGTTTAGAAAATCCTTTTTTAATCATTTCCGGCACTAAAATTTTAGATTCCATTGCCGCATCGGCATTGGCAGAACCGGAAATTCCTCCCATCATAGCACTCAATAAACAGTTTACTTGAGCAAGTCCACCCTTCATATGTCCTGCCAGTACTTCTGCCATATTCATTAATTCTTCACTAATTCCGGAATAGTTCATAACGGATCCAACCATAATAAAGAATGGAACTGCCAAATATGGGAAAGATTCTACGGCAGTAACAAATTGTTGAATAACCATATTCATTGCCATCGTAGTATTTAAAAACATAAAGTAAAATAAAGCCGATCCCATTAGTGCAAAACCAATTGGGATATTTAGAAAAAACAATACAAATAATACAATTACTGGTAAAAATGCTTCCATGAAATTCCCTCCTATCCTTCTATCTCTTTACAATCTTTTCCTGTTATCATTTCTTTGAAACATTGTACTGCAAAGATGACAGAATATATCGTCATCAAAGCAAAGGAAAGAACAATTCCACTATTGATATAGGAATATGAAATTTCTAAAGCTGAAGTAATTTTACTAGATCCCATAACATAGGTTAAGCTAAAATAAAACATAATAGCACTGATAATTACCAATAATAAAAAAGTAAAAAACTCAACTACTTTTCTTACTTTTTTAGGCAATAATACCACAATAGCCTCTACCCCAATCAAACCTCTTTCTCGATAAGCTGCTGCTGTTCCTAAGAAAATAGTCCATACAAAACATCCCACTGCAACTTCTTCAGTCCAGAAGTAAGTAAATTTCAAAAAATATCGAGTAAATACATTCATAATAACAACCACTACGGTTACGCTAATAAATACGCTTCCTAAATATAATTCAAATTTTTTTAATAAGTCCCTCATGTTTCTTCTCTCCTACTATATAAGAATAGGGGATGTTCAAAACATCCCCTACTGAAATGCTTCTCTATTATTTTCCTTCTTTTGCAAGTTCTTCTCGAATTTCTTTCAAGTTTTTCATGATTTCATCATAAATTCCAGGAGTCCATTTAGGGAACATTCCATATACAGGTGCTACTGCTTTATTGAAAGCGTCTGCATCTACTTCATGGAAAGTAACTCCGGCATCTTTTAATTTTTGAGCATATTCATCTTCTAATTTGATAGTTTCTGCTAAGTTATCTTGTGCTCCGGCATCAAATTCTTCTTGAATGATAGTTCTTTCTTCGTCTGTTAAACTATCCCAACATGCTTTAGAAATACATACTGCTGAAACTCCCAATAAGTGTCGAGTTAAAGAGTATTCTTTTACATTTTCATATTGTTTTGTTCCATAGTAACTTAAGATAGATCCTTCTAATCCATCAATTACACCTTGTTGTAATGCTGCATAAGTATCAGGGTAAGGCATTGCAACTGGGTTTCCTCCCATAGCTTCAATTGTAAAAGTATACAATTGGCTAGTAGGAACTCTTAATTTTAATCCTTTCATATCTTCTGGAGTCTTTACAGGTTTTTTAGTAATCATGTTTCTAAATCCGAATAACCAATCCAAAGATAATACTTTGATTCCTTTTTCTTCTGCTTGTTTATTTAAATTTTCTACCAATGGTGTTCTAACCATTTTTAAATATTCATCAAAGCTTTGATATAACATAGGTCCTGTAATAGCATTATAGTCCGGAACATAATCTCCTAAGAAATTTACTCCATCTACTAGAATCCAGTCAGATCCATTTGCAACTTGTTCCATTCCATCTTTTCCAATAGGTAAAGTTCCACTTGTAAATAATTGTAATTCTAGACTTCCATTACTTCTTTCGTTTACTTTTTCTACCACTTTTACTAAAGATTTTGCAGTTTGTTCGTCATCAACAAACTTTGTAGTCACTTTAATAACTCTTGCTTCTTTTTTTTCTCCTTCCGGTGCAGCAGCGTCTTTATTACCTCCACAACCCACTAGAGCTAAAGCTAACAACCCCATAGCACAGAAAAATTTGAACCCCTTTTTCATTCTCATTTCCTCCCTTATTTGTTTTAGGCAAAAAAAGACCTCCTAGATTTCTCTTGAAGCTCCTCCTCTACACTAAGCTTATTGCATTTATACCTTACTGTACTTCATTTTTTCTCTTTTGTCAATTCATTTTTAAAAAAATTGGTGTTTTTTTAATAAAATATGTTTACTTTCTAATCGTTTTTTCTAAAAACTCGACTATCCATATAAAGTTTTATATTCAGACGAAAAAAAAGAGGCCTTGAAAACCTCTTCTAATATGTTTATATGGTGCCGATGGTGGGACTCGAACCCACACACCATTGCTGGCAACGGATTTTGAGTCCGTCTCGTCTACCAATTCCAACACATCGGCTTTTTGATTACTTGAATATCATATACTATTTTTTTTAAACTGTCAACTATTTTATATCCATTTTTTCTTTTTAAAGTAAAAAAGCATTCCTAAAACTAACAATACCATAAACGCCAATAAAACAAAATACCCAATTGGACTTTCTAATTCCGGCATATATCGAAAATTCATCCCATATAAACCTGTTAAAAAACTAAGAGGCATAAACACCGTAGAAATGACAGCCAGTATTTTCATAATTTGATTCATATCATTACTAACTGTTGAATGATAAAGTTGAACCAATTCATGAACTCTACTATTTAACATTTCCACCGTTTCAAAAGTAATAATAGAATGATCGTATAAATCATTTAAATAAATTCTCATATCTTCACTAAAATATCCTCTCATTCCTCTTGTTTGTAATTTTGCAACCAATTCTCGAAGAGGAGCAATGAATCTTTTCAGACTACTAATACTTTGCTTCAACTCCAAGATGTTTTCCAAATCTTCTTTCTCTGATTTATCAATCACTTTAGATTCTAAATTATCGATTTCCTTTTCCACTTCATCTAAAATCACAAAATAATTATCCACAATGGCATCTATCAGAGTATATGCTAAGTAACCTGTTGATAATGAACGAATTTTTGTCTTATCCGATTCCAGTCGATAACGAATTCCATCAAACACATCTTTCGGAGTTTCTTGAAAAGTAATTAAGATATTATCTTCTAATATAAAAGATAATTGTTCATATTCAATCTCTTCCGTGATCAAATTTAAACTCAACATTTTTAAAATCAGAAATAAATACTCTTCTCTCTCTTCTAACTTAACCCGTTGTTCCGGATTTGCTAAGTCCTCTAAGGTCAAATTATCAATATGAAAATACCGACCTATCTTTTTAATATAGTTTACATCGCTAATCCCATCGATATTGATCCAAGCATTTCCTTGGAATCTTCGGTTAAAGCGAAACTCATCAACAGAATGAAAAACTTGTTTTTCAAATATTTCTTGATTATAGTAAATTATCGTAATAGAAACTTCATGATCGGGATTTTCTCCTGTATATACAATACTCCCCGGCGGCAATCCATTTTTTTTACTTCTACTAGCATGAGAGTTTGGCATTTTAATCTTCCTTTCTTACTTGTTCTATTTTCTCATTGCTTGCAAGATTCAATAGAATATCAGATACTTTTGCGTTCTTTTTTAAACGAACTGTAAAAAGAGCTGTTTTTTCTACCTCTTCTTTCGTAATCCCCAAAACCTTCACATCGATTTTCTTTAAATAATCAGACATTTCTAAAATATCTTCTCCTCTGATATGTTGCTTATACTGTACCAAAATTTTTGCATTATATTGTTTTGCAATCCAACTAACTTCTAATTTTTTTAAAGTAATCAAAGTAATAATAACAGCTAAAGTTGCAATCAAGGTCAAACTATAAAATCCCCATCCAATAGCCAATCCAATACAACCTGTTGCCCAAATTCCTGCAGCGGTTGTTAATCCTTCTACAGTTCCTCGTTCTCTCATAATACTTCCAGCACCCAAGAAACCTATTCCACTGATTACTTGTGCTCCTAAACGACCTAAATCCAATTTAATAGCTTGCATTGCTTCCGGATGAGTTACAGATAATCGAAGTACATCAATTCTCATTCTATCTTGAATGATAGATGTAATAGCTGCTCCTAAACAAACCAAAATATGAGTCCGAAATCCTGCGGGTCTATTATTTTTTTCTCTCTCATATCCAATTATCCCTTCCTATAAAAATAGCAGCAACAATTCGAATTGCAATTTCCTGATACCCTAATTCTGTGATAAATCTATCCATAGTCTACACCTCTATATTTTAATTTTTATTCAAAGTCTATTCTTATCATACTGTATTTCTAAATTCTTTTCAAGTATTTTTTATTGACTTTCCTTTCTATTTCGAGTATAATATTAAAATATCAAAACAATAAAAAGGAGAGAGAAATGTTATATTCATCAATATTACTACCGGTATACCCCATAGTTCCCTAAAAGGGATTTGTATTTATATTTTGTAGATACAGATCCTAATTTGTGTTTGGAAAAAAGGGTTTGTATCGAAAAGGTAGTGAATTGTGAATAGCATAAATCATCTTATTCATAAGCCATGACGATACAAAATTGTATCTGCGTGGTTTTTTTATTTTATAACATTTATGAGAACAAAAGGAGAAAAACAATGGCCGGAATAGAGACATTTATTACTTTTATTATCTATTTATTATTTTTAATGGGAATTGGAGTTTATTTTTACACGAAAACAAACACTCATGAAGACTATGTGTTGGGAGGAAGAGGAGTCGGATATTGGGTCACCGCAATGTCTGCACAGGCAAGTGATATGAGCGGTTGGTTACTTATGGGACTTCCCGGAGCAGTCTTTCTAAATGGATTGACAGAAATTTGGGTTATTATAGGATTAGCTGCCGGAACCTATGCTAACTGGAAATGGGTAGCACCAAAGTTAAGAGTACAAACAGAAGAAACAGATACTCTTACCTTACCAACTTTCTTAACAAAAAGACTAGGGGACCCAACAGGCATGATTCGAACTTTCTCAGCTATCGCAATCCTATTCTTTTTTACAATTTATTCCTCTTCCGGTTTGGTTGCCGCAGGAAAATTATTTGAAACAATTTTAGGAATTGATTATACTTGGGGAGTTTTGATTGGTGGAGGAACTATTATCGTATATATCTTCTTGGGAGGATATTTAGCTTGTTGTTGGACAGATTTTTTTCAAGGAGTTTTGATGTTCTTTGCTATTACAATAGTCCCAGTTATGGCATATTTTCAAGGTGGGGGAATCAATGGAATTGAAATGGCGATGAGAGCAAGAGAAATCTCTCTTAACATCTTCTCTCGAACAGAAAATATCGATATCTTCATTATTCTATCCGGTTTGGCTTGGGGATTAGGATACTTTGGACAACCTCATATCTTAGTTCGTTTTATGAGTATTGATAAGGTGGAAGAATTATGGAAATCAAGACTGATTGCTATGATTTGGGTAGTTATTTCTCTTGTTGGTGCCATTGCAGTTGGAGTGACTGGAATTGCCGTCTTCCCTAATATTACTGAATTAAACGGCGATGCTGAAAAAATCTTTATCTATATGATTGCAAAATTATTCAATCCTTGGATCGGTGGTATCCTGTTTGCAGCAATTTTATCTGCCATCATGTCCACAATTTCTTCACAACTATTGGTCTCTTCCAACACTTTAACAGAAGACTTCTATAAATATATCAAACGAAACCCAAGCAATAAAGAATTGATGTGGGTGGGAAGATTATCAATTTTAGTTATCTTCTTCATTGCTGGAATTTTATCACTAAATCCGAATTCTAAAGTATTATCCTTAGTTTCTTATGCTTGGGCAGGTTTTGGAGCTGTCTTTGGACCAGCTATTCTGATTACTTTATACAAAAAAACTATTCATTGGAAAAGCATTCTCCTAGGAATGATTGTCTCAGCCATTACAGTAGTTGTATGGAAACATACAGGTTTAGGAAATACCCTTTATGAAATTCTACCAGGATTTCTAGTAAATACTGTTATTATCCTATGTACAAACCAATATTTAAAAACAGAGAGAGAATAAAATATTCTCTCTCCCCTCATCACATAAATACTTACCTTTGATTAAGAATTGCCTCTAATTTTTGTTCCAGCTTTTCTACTCTTGATTTTAATTCTAGATTTTCTTGTTTTTGATTTCTATTTTCCATCGTAAGCTTTCCTAATTGCTCTTTTAAAATGACATCTTCAGAAATTTTAATGTCTTCTCCTTCTTCTTTAGAACCAAACTTCCAAGTAAGCCCTACATTTGCCATTGCTTTTGTATTACTTGTTTCTGCTAAAGAAACTCCTGCTGTCATCATTAGATTTTCTGTGAAGTAATGCGTCATTCCAACCGCAACCGCTTGTTTATCTCGGTAAGTTCCTACTCCTGCCATCACTTGATTTGGTTTTGCTTTATCATATTGCATTGGATGTAAAGCTGCTAAAGAAGCACTTAACGCTCCAATTCCTCTTGCTTCCGAACGAACACCGTCAATTTCTTCTCCTAAATGGTACAATTGCTTTGTCATTTCTTTGGTATTTTCTTTTACTTCTTTTTTTACTTCATTTAATTGTTTTACATTGACTGCATCGCTATCTGCTTTTCCATCCGCTACGTTGGTTATTTTTTGTTTTCCTGCATTAATACCTTCTTTTGAAATTTTTACAGTATCTCCAACGTTAATACTATCCGTAGAAACTGTTTTTACTT encodes:
- a CDS encoding TRAP transporter small permease, whose protein sequence is MRDLLKKFELYLGSVFISVTVVVVIMNVFTRYFLKFTYFWTEEVAVGCFVWTIFLGTAAAYRERGLIGVEAIVVLLPKKVRKVVEFFTFLLLVIISAIMFYFSLTYVMGSSKITSALEISYSYINSGIVLSFALMTIYSVIFAVQCFKEMITGKDCKEIEG
- a CDS encoding TRAP transporter large permease; this encodes MEAFLPVIVLFVLFFLNIPIGFALMGSALFYFMFLNTTMAMNMVIQQFVTAVESFPYLAVPFFIMVGSVMNYSGISEELMNMAEVLAGHMKGGLAQVNCLLSAMMGGISGSANADAAMESKILVPEMIKKGFSKPFSAAVTAASSAVSPVIPPGTNLILYALIANVPVGDMFLAGYTPGILMTLAMMITVHIISVKRGYQPSRERMARPAEIGRQAIKSIWALAIPFGIILGMRIGMFTPTEAGGVAVFFCFIVGFFIYKKLKLYHIPIILMETVKSTGAVMIIIASAKVFGYYMTLERIPQMITEGLMNFTSSPMILLMVINVLLLFVGMFIEGGAALVILAPLLVPAVKALGVDPLHFGVIFIVNIMIGGLTPPFGSMMFTVCSIVDVKLEDFIREVWPFILSLVIVLLVVTYSSSIALFIPNLFR
- the putP gene encoding sodium/proline symporter PutP, translated to MAGIETFITFIIYLLFLMGIGVYFYTKTNTHEDYVLGGRGVGYWVTAMSAQASDMSGWLLMGLPGAVFLNGLTEIWVIIGLAAGTYANWKWVAPKLRVQTEETDTLTLPTFLTKRLGDPTGMIRTFSAIAILFFFTIYSSSGLVAAGKLFETILGIDYTWGVLIGGGTIIVYIFLGGYLACCWTDFFQGVLMFFAITIVPVMAYFQGGGINGIEMAMRAREISLNIFSRTENIDIFIILSGLAWGLGYFGQPHILVRFMSIDKVEELWKSRLIAMIWVVISLVGAIAVGVTGIAVFPNITELNGDAEKIFIYMIAKLFNPWIGGILFAAILSAIMSTISSQLLVSSNTLTEDFYKYIKRNPSNKELMWVGRLSILVIFFIAGILSLNPNSKVLSLVSYAWAGFGAVFGPAILITLYKKTIHWKSILLGMIVSAITVVVWKHTGLGNTLYEILPGFLVNTVIILCTNQYLKTERE
- the corA gene encoding magnesium/cobalt transporter CorA, giving the protein MPNSHASRSKKNGLPPGSIVYTGENPDHEVSITIIYYNQEIFEKQVFHSVDEFRFNRRFQGNAWINIDGISDVNYIKKIGRYFHIDNLTLEDLANPEQRVKLEEREEYLFLILKMLSLNLITEEIEYEQLSFILEDNILITFQETPKDVFDGIRYRLESDKTKIRSLSTGYLAYTLIDAIVDNYFVILDEVEKEIDNLESKVIDKSEKEDLENILELKQSISSLKRFIAPLRELVAKLQTRGMRGYFSEDMRIYLNDLYDHSIITFETVEMLNSRVHELVQLYHSTVSNDMNQIMKILAVISTVFMPLSFLTGLYGMNFRYMPELESPIGYFVLLAFMVLLVLGMLFYFKKKKWI
- a CDS encoding C4-dicarboxylate TRAP transporter substrate-binding protein codes for the protein MKKGFKFFCAMGLLALALVGCGGNKDAAAPEGEKKEARVIKVTTKFVDDEQTAKSLVKVVEKVNERSNGSLELQLFTSGTLPIGKDGMEQVANGSDWILVDGVNFLGDYVPDYNAITGPMLYQSFDEYLKMVRTPLVENLNKQAEEKGIKVLSLDWLFGFRNMITKKPVKTPEDMKGLKLRVPTSQLYTFTIEAMGGNPVAMPYPDTYAALQQGVIDGLEGSILSYYGTKQYENVKEYSLTRHLLGVSAVCISKACWDSLTDEERTIIQEEFDAGAQDNLAETIKLEDEYAQKLKDAGVTFHEVDADAFNKAVAPVYGMFPKWTPGIYDEIMKNLKEIREELAKEGK